In one window of Frigoriglobus tundricola DNA:
- a CDS encoding arylsulfatase: protein MRSRFLVPAVLVAAGGLLGWLTASGRMADTSAQDQRPVAPAADEPKGRPTPGADKLDRTTLPIAEPNRDPITVLDARNAKAPPRFEVKAPKGAPNVVVVLIDDMGYGHPSTFGGACAMPTLDRMAAGGLRYTNMHVTALCSPTRAALLTGRNHHTCNLGAVEDVATAFPGNTGVRPNSVAPLAEMLRLNGYNTAAFGKWHLTPPWELSVSGPFGNWPTQSGFEKFYGFLGGETNQWAPLVYDGLTKVERPKKPDYHFLTDMTDRAIAWTRFQQAMTPDKPFFMYFAPGATHAPHHCPATWADKYKGKFDGGWDKYREDALARQIKLGIVPPGTKLAPKPKDIKDWDALSADEKRLFARQMEVFAGFAEYADAEVGRLVNALEELDAMENTLFLYIAGDNGASAEGGTVGTFNELTYFNGVPQTLGDQLKNLDKWGGPETYPHFAAGWAIAGNTPFAWSKQVASDFGGTKNGMVVHWPRGIKAKGEVRTQWHHVVDIAPTALEAAGLPFPQTVNGTTQRPFEGGSFLYSFGDAKAKSRHTTQYFEIAGNRAIYHDGWLARTIHKAPWEAQPRADLTRDAWQLFDTARDFSLADDRAAQEPDRLKDMQALFLKEAVKYNVLPIDDRGIERLNPALAGRPDLMAGRTSLTLHEGMTGMMENTFINVKNRSHTITAEVELPKDAGNGVIVAQGGRFGGWSLYLKDGKPTYVYNFVGLERTVVAGPQAVPTDKATITLAFAYDGGGLGKGGTATLSVNGQKVAEGKIPHTTANQFSTDEGADVGVDEDTPVSEDYKPGEPSRFTGKVRKVTIELK from the coding sequence ATGCGTTCCCGATTCTTGGTGCCGGCGGTGCTCGTTGCGGCCGGCGGGTTGCTCGGTTGGCTGACCGCGTCGGGCCGAATGGCCGACACGTCGGCCCAGGATCAGAGGCCCGTGGCCCCCGCGGCCGATGAACCGAAGGGCCGACCGACGCCCGGCGCCGACAAACTCGACCGCACCACCCTACCGATTGCGGAACCGAACCGGGACCCGATCACGGTCCTCGACGCGCGCAACGCGAAGGCCCCCCCACGCTTCGAAGTGAAGGCCCCGAAGGGGGCGCCGAACGTGGTCGTGGTGCTCATCGACGACATGGGCTACGGGCACCCGAGCACCTTCGGCGGGGCGTGCGCGATGCCCACCCTCGACCGCATGGCGGCCGGCGGCCTCCGCTACACCAACATGCACGTCACCGCCCTCTGTTCGCCCACACGGGCGGCGCTCCTGACCGGGCGGAACCACCACACCTGCAACCTCGGTGCGGTCGAAGACGTCGCCACGGCCTTCCCCGGTAATACGGGCGTGCGCCCAAACTCGGTGGCGCCGCTCGCCGAGATGCTCCGCCTCAACGGCTACAACACCGCCGCCTTCGGCAAGTGGCACCTGACGCCGCCCTGGGAGCTGAGCGTCTCGGGGCCGTTCGGCAACTGGCCGACGCAGTCCGGGTTCGAAAAGTTCTACGGCTTCCTCGGCGGCGAGACGAACCAGTGGGCGCCGCTCGTTTACGACGGCCTGACCAAGGTCGAACGGCCGAAGAAGCCGGATTACCACTTCCTGACCGACATGACCGACCGGGCCATCGCCTGGACCCGGTTCCAACAGGCAATGACGCCGGACAAGCCGTTCTTCATGTACTTCGCCCCCGGGGCCACACACGCGCCGCACCACTGCCCCGCGACCTGGGCGGACAAGTACAAGGGGAAGTTCGACGGCGGGTGGGACAAGTACCGTGAGGACGCGCTCGCCCGGCAGATAAAATTAGGGATCGTGCCGCCGGGCACGAAACTCGCGCCGAAACCGAAAGACATCAAGGACTGGGACGCGCTCTCCGCCGACGAGAAGCGGCTCTTCGCGCGCCAGATGGAGGTCTTCGCCGGGTTCGCCGAATACGCGGACGCCGAAGTCGGCCGGCTGGTGAACGCGCTCGAAGAACTGGACGCGATGGAGAACACGCTGTTCCTCTACATCGCCGGCGACAACGGGGCCAGCGCCGAGGGCGGTACGGTCGGCACGTTCAACGAGCTGACGTACTTCAACGGCGTGCCGCAAACGCTCGGCGACCAGCTCAAGAACCTCGACAAGTGGGGCGGGCCGGAGACGTACCCGCACTTCGCGGCCGGCTGGGCCATTGCGGGCAACACGCCCTTCGCCTGGTCCAAGCAGGTCGCTTCCGATTTCGGCGGTACCAAGAACGGCATGGTGGTTCACTGGCCGCGGGGCATCAAGGCGAAGGGAGAGGTGCGGACCCAGTGGCACCACGTCGTGGACATCGCCCCGACGGCGCTGGAGGCGGCGGGACTGCCGTTCCCCCAGACGGTGAACGGCACCACGCAGCGCCCGTTCGAGGGCGGCAGCTTCCTCTACTCGTTCGGCGACGCGAAAGCCAAGAGCCGGCACACCACACAGTACTTCGAGATCGCCGGCAACCGGGCGATTTACCACGACGGCTGGCTGGCGCGCACGATCCACAAGGCGCCGTGGGAGGCCCAGCCCCGCGCCGATCTCACCAGGGACGCGTGGCAGCTCTTCGACACGGCCCGCGACTTCAGCCTGGCCGACGACCGGGCCGCGCAGGAACCGGACCGGTTAAAGGACATGCAGGCGCTGTTTCTTAAGGAGGCGGTGAAGTACAACGTGCTCCCCATTGACGACCGCGGCATCGAGCGGCTCAACCCCGCGCTCGCCGGGCGGCCCGACTTGATGGCCGGGCGCACCTCCCTGACCCTTCACGAAGGGATGACCGGCATGATGGAGAACACCTTCATCAACGTGAAGAACCGGTCCCACACGATCACGGCCGAGGTGGAACTCCCCAAGGACGCGGGTAACGGGGTGATCGTGGCGCAGGGCGGCCGCTTCGGGGGGTGGAGCTTGTACCTGAAGGACGGGAAGCCGACGTATGTTTACAACTTCGTCGGTCTGGAGCGAACCGTTGTTGCAGGGCCGCAGGCCGTGCCCACGGACAAGGCAACGATTACGCTTGCATTCGCTTACGACGGCGGCGGTCTCGGTAAGGGCGGCACGGCAACCCTGTCCGTGAACGGGCAGAAGGTGGCCGAGGGCAAGATCCCGCACACGACCGCGAACCAGTTCTCAACAGATGAAGGGGCCGACGTGGGCGTGGACGAGGACACGCCGGTCTCGGAGGACTACAAGCCGGGTGAACCCAGTCGCTTCACCGGCAAGGTCCGCAAGGTCACCATCGAGCTGAAGTAA
- a CDS encoding pyridoxal phosphate-dependent aminotransferase: protein MRTAQDRTPRTDPHASDFSRRDLYRRALLAAGAALPLCTEAVLAQDVKSIANIPPDAVRLNANENPLGPCPAALDALRNVAAQGNRYPFRLTETFVRAMAEAGGVPASHVLPAAGSSDPLHRVVLAFTSPSRPLVVASPGYEAPERAARFVGAKVISVPLRKDYSHDTRAMVKADANAGVIYICNPNNPTGTVTAKADIEYVVANKPKGCVVLIDEAYIHYAKTTGSAASLVAASDVIVLRTFSKIYGMAGLRAGAALGRPDLLEKLGGFAGMNFLPATGLAAAVASLEDKKVVPDRCKAVSDVREDLFAWLERKGYGFIPSEANMVMIDGKKPGRELMAALLKEKVAVGRTWAALPTHVRVTIGTPEEMTKFKTAFEKVMDS, encoded by the coding sequence ATGCGCACGGCCCAGGACCGAACACCACGCACCGACCCGCACGCCAGCGACTTCAGCCGCCGGGACCTGTACCGCCGGGCGCTTCTCGCGGCCGGGGCGGCGCTCCCGCTCTGCACCGAGGCCGTCCTCGCTCAGGACGTCAAATCGATCGCGAACATCCCGCCCGACGCCGTTCGGCTCAACGCCAACGAGAACCCGCTCGGCCCCTGTCCGGCCGCCCTCGACGCCCTCCGCAACGTCGCCGCGCAGGGGAACCGTTACCCGTTTCGGCTGACGGAAACGTTCGTCCGGGCGATGGCCGAGGCCGGCGGCGTGCCCGCGTCCCACGTTCTGCCCGCGGCCGGTTCGAGCGACCCGCTCCACCGGGTCGTGCTCGCCTTCACCTCCCCGTCGCGCCCGCTGGTCGTCGCCTCACCGGGGTACGAGGCCCCGGAACGGGCGGCCCGGTTCGTCGGGGCCAAGGTGATTTCGGTCCCGCTCCGCAAGGACTATTCGCACGACACGCGGGCGATGGTGAAGGCCGATGCGAACGCCGGGGTGATCTACATCTGCAACCCGAACAACCCCACCGGGACCGTCACCGCCAAAGCGGACATCGAGTACGTCGTCGCCAACAAGCCGAAGGGTTGCGTCGTGCTGATCGACGAGGCGTACATTCACTACGCGAAAACCACCGGTTCGGCCGCGTCCCTGGTGGCGGCCAGCGACGTGATCGTTCTGCGGACGTTCTCCAAGATTTACGGCATGGCGGGGCTGCGGGCGGGTGCGGCGCTGGGGCGGCCCGACCTGTTGGAGAAGCTCGGCGGTTTCGCCGGGATGAACTTCCTGCCGGCGACGGGGCTCGCGGCGGCGGTCGCCAGCCTGGAGGACAAGAAGGTCGTCCCCGACCGCTGCAAGGCGGTGTCGGACGTCCGCGAGGACTTGTTCGCCTGGCTGGAGAGGAAGGGCTACGGCTTCATCCCGTCCGAAGCCAACATGGTCATGATCGACGGCAAGAAACCGGGTCGGGAACTGATGGCGGCGCTGCTGAAAGAGAAGGTCGCAGTCGGCCGGACCTGGGCCGCGCTGCCCACCCATGTGCGCGTCACCATCGGCACGCCGGAGGAGATGACCAAGTTCAAGACGGCGTTCGAGAAGGTGATGGACTCTTAA
- a CDS encoding CRTAC1 family protein, with the protein MSATIKRIIVTAFFIGLLVAVVVLNHSGDGTSEGQLSAAEALDRYGFYLTESAKPCGITFRHESPTLDQKLEHIMPLVAAMGAGVSIIDFDGDGWLDIYAVNGKEGGANHLYRNRGDHDRRGGGGTFEEVAAQLGVADLNQPGTGVCMGAIWADFDNDGFPDLFVYKWGRPELFRNKGGKGFERVTEHAGLPKWVNANTACWLDYDRDGLPDLFIAGYWRDDLDLWHLETPKVMPESFEYAKNGGRKYLLRNRGDGTFEDVTDRVGIKSTRWTLAVVAADLCGTGYPDIVLANDYGVSEFFANNRGKSFNEIGDEIGIGKAPKSGMNASLGDIFNKGQLAIYVSNITEAGNLVQKNNLWVPTGKTASGRPAYQNQADFLKVAQGGWSWGARFGDLNNDGRLDLYLTNGYVSAAKNKSYWYDYGKIAGGVNKLIENAQYWPPMGDQSLSGYQQKCLWINRGSEFTDVATAVGVSDTFDGRAVTMADLFNRGVLDVAVANQNAPLLLYKNTVGAGRDWVQFELTGGARPGRTGAWSNRSAIGAQVKLTWRQGAAGPVLQQLQVVTAGDGYAAQSMFRLHYGLGTDARVEKAEIIWPSGRTQTIRSPKTGTLHRVEEPAP; encoded by the coding sequence ATGAGTGCCACCATCAAGCGGATCATCGTCACCGCGTTCTTCATCGGGCTGCTGGTCGCGGTGGTCGTTCTGAACCACTCGGGGGACGGCACCTCCGAGGGCCAGCTCTCCGCCGCCGAAGCGCTGGACCGCTACGGCTTCTACCTCACCGAATCCGCTAAACCGTGTGGGATCACGTTCCGGCACGAATCGCCGACTCTGGATCAGAAGCTCGAACACATCATGCCGCTGGTTGCGGCGATGGGGGCGGGCGTCTCGATCATCGACTTCGACGGCGACGGCTGGCTCGACATCTACGCCGTGAACGGCAAGGAGGGTGGGGCCAACCACCTCTACCGCAACCGCGGCGACCACGACCGCAGAGGTGGCGGCGGGACGTTTGAGGAGGTGGCAGCGCAGCTCGGCGTGGCCGATCTGAACCAACCCGGGACCGGCGTGTGCATGGGTGCCATCTGGGCGGACTTCGACAACGACGGATTCCCCGACTTGTTCGTTTACAAGTGGGGCAGGCCCGAACTGTTCCGCAACAAAGGCGGCAAGGGGTTCGAGCGGGTCACGGAGCACGCCGGACTGCCCAAATGGGTGAACGCGAACACGGCCTGCTGGCTGGATTACGACCGGGACGGGCTCCCCGACCTGTTTATCGCCGGTTACTGGCGCGACGACCTCGACCTGTGGCACCTCGAAACGCCAAAGGTGATGCCCGAATCGTTCGAATACGCCAAGAACGGTGGGCGGAAGTACCTGCTACGCAACCGCGGCGACGGCACCTTCGAGGACGTGACAGATCGGGTTGGTATCAAGAGTACCCGGTGGACGCTCGCCGTCGTCGCGGCGGATCTGTGCGGCACCGGGTACCCAGACATCGTGCTGGCGAACGACTACGGCGTGTCCGAATTTTTCGCCAACAACCGCGGCAAGAGCTTCAACGAAATCGGCGATGAGATCGGTATCGGCAAGGCGCCCAAGAGCGGGATGAACGCGAGCCTCGGGGACATTTTCAACAAGGGGCAACTCGCGATCTACGTCTCGAACATTACCGAGGCCGGGAACCTCGTGCAGAAGAACAACCTGTGGGTGCCGACCGGGAAAACGGCGAGCGGGCGGCCCGCCTACCAGAACCAGGCCGACTTCCTCAAGGTCGCCCAGGGGGGATGGAGCTGGGGGGCTCGGTTCGGGGACCTCAACAACGACGGCCGGCTCGATCTGTACCTGACCAACGGCTACGTTTCGGCGGCGAAGAACAAGAGCTACTGGTACGACTACGGCAAGATCGCCGGCGGCGTGAACAAGCTCATTGAGAACGCCCAGTACTGGCCCCCGATGGGCGACCAGAGCCTCAGCGGCTACCAGCAGAAGTGCCTCTGGATCAACCGGGGCAGCGAGTTCACCGACGTGGCCACCGCGGTCGGCGTTTCGGACACGTTCGACGGCCGGGCCGTCACAATGGCTGACCTGTTCAACCGCGGCGTACTCGATGTGGCCGTTGCCAACCAGAACGCCCCGCTGCTCCTCTACAAGAACACGGTGGGCGCCGGCCGCGACTGGGTGCAGTTCGAACTGACCGGCGGGGCCCGTCCCGGACGGACGGGCGCCTGGAGCAACCGCAGCGCAATCGGAGCGCAGGTGAAGCTCACCTGGCGCCAGGGCGCCGCCGGACCGGTCCTGCAACAGCTTCAGGTCGTCACGGCCGGTGACGGGTACGCCGCGCAAAGCATGTTCCGCCTCCACTACGGGCTCGGGACCGACGCCCGGGTGGAGAAGGCCGAGATCATCTGGCCGTCGGGCCGCACACAGACCATTCGTTCGCCGAAGACCGGCACTCTCCATCGCGTCGAGGAGCCCGCCCCATGA
- a CDS encoding FG-GAP-like repeat-containing protein: MPSYFRRHRSRLLAVVAVVLLAAAAFFVWKYLIRLPGPGNPVYEEYVAAFELGVAAMDVEVVDVAGANLDRSIELVPKEPAGWANRALLKLRTARIPEADSDLKEAERLVPDDPDVMKIRAVLEDRRGKYAAAVASLRKATAKDPEDVEALFFLAELTKREQKPDSDAEYQRLMEQILAVRPDNKHVQNERLRTAVQRSDRAALGDILNRLRAEAPNWKSQKGENPGDSLQQLFAKLEKAFEGGDWDAIVSAANIFANVYQSQPGYTRDSSEVTPHGGYRGNPLRVFRRLAPLRFKPPAPDTELTFTAEPITDAPAGRWDAATPVWLTGEGPPLLFLGNSAVVRRVGSAETLTALPLARDGIVPIDWDNDYRTDLLLVGPGGLKFYHQSGDGSFRDGTAETKLAAAVVKGDYAAALAADVDLDGDLDLILASRTGPPLFLRNNFDKTFTAQPIFPEVDGARALAWADLDRDGAPDAVILDSKGHLHVYANERSGNFRPWPVSPPEGTFLAIAISDADEDGVLDLIALRADGAVLRISDRNKRGAWDVAELARGDDATGAEPGSLRLLIEDLDNNGVPDLIVSGPSSGAAWLGSGGGKFERLAAAVPARACAAADLAGTGRIDLLALDAEGRPVRYRNTGQKAYHYQTVRFRAAQGAIEGDNRINSFGIGGEIEVRSGTHVVKRPVTAPVVHFGLGTRTRCDVLRITWPNGTSQVEFGKEADQTMFAEQRLKGSCPFLYTWNGERFVFVTDFMWSTPLGMYINAQDKGGFLQTTEWVRVRGDQLVPREGHYDIRVNANLWETHYFDHLALRVVDHPPETELYVDERFALEPSRPAYQLMGPTRPVAQARDHLGADATAAVRAVDGDYLDRAGRGLYQGITNDHWVEVDLGADAPTTGPVWLVAHGWIHPTDSSVNFALEQGSNARPRALTLEVPDGKGGWKVARDKIGFPAGKNKTILLRLDGLDGPGAARRFRLRTNMEIYWDALHYASERDATQVVEKELLPTVADLRFRGIVAMTQANKSSPELPHYDQVVSQRQPWRDLIGYHTRFGDIRELLEKTDDRYAILTAGDEIVLRFAAPPDPPAGWKRDFVWVSDGWVKDGDLNTRFGKTVLPLPSHNMASYDVAPTGLENDPVYRRYRKDWQTFHTRYVAPDAYERGLRTFRRSGENRP, encoded by the coding sequence CGCCACCGTTCGCGGTTGCTCGCCGTGGTCGCCGTCGTTCTCCTGGCCGCGGCGGCGTTCTTCGTTTGGAAGTATCTGATCCGGCTTCCGGGACCGGGAAACCCGGTTTACGAAGAGTACGTCGCCGCGTTCGAACTCGGCGTCGCGGCGATGGACGTGGAGGTGGTGGACGTCGCGGGGGCAAACCTGGATCGCTCGATCGAACTCGTCCCAAAGGAGCCGGCCGGCTGGGCGAATCGGGCGCTGCTCAAATTGCGTACCGCTCGAATTCCGGAGGCCGACAGCGATCTGAAGGAGGCGGAGCGGCTCGTCCCGGACGACCCCGATGTCATGAAGATCCGGGCCGTGTTGGAGGACCGGCGGGGGAAATATGCCGCCGCCGTCGCGAGCCTGCGCAAAGCGACCGCGAAGGACCCGGAGGACGTCGAAGCCCTGTTTTTTCTCGCGGAACTCACCAAGCGGGAGCAGAAACCGGACAGTGACGCCGAATACCAGCGGCTGATGGAGCAGATTCTCGCCGTTCGGCCCGACAACAAGCACGTGCAGAACGAGCGGTTGAGGACCGCGGTCCAACGGTCCGACCGCGCCGCACTCGGCGACATCCTGAACCGTTTGCGGGCGGAGGCCCCGAACTGGAAAAGTCAGAAGGGCGAGAACCCGGGTGACTCGCTTCAGCAACTGTTTGCAAAGCTGGAGAAAGCGTTCGAGGGGGGCGATTGGGACGCGATCGTGAGTGCCGCGAACATTTTCGCGAACGTATATCAGTCCCAACCCGGGTACACCCGGGACTCCTCAGAAGTGACCCCGCACGGCGGGTACCGCGGCAACCCGCTCCGCGTGTTCCGCCGCCTCGCACCACTGCGGTTCAAACCGCCCGCGCCGGACACCGAACTGACCTTCACGGCGGAACCGATCACAGATGCGCCTGCCGGGCGCTGGGACGCCGCGACCCCGGTGTGGCTCACCGGCGAAGGCCCGCCGCTCCTGTTCCTGGGTAACAGCGCCGTTGTCCGGCGGGTGGGGAGTGCCGAGACCCTGACCGCGCTCCCGCTGGCGCGCGACGGGATCGTCCCGATCGACTGGGACAACGACTACCGAACCGACCTGCTCCTCGTCGGACCGGGCGGGCTGAAATTCTACCATCAGAGCGGGGACGGTAGCTTTCGGGACGGGACGGCCGAGACCAAACTCGCCGCGGCCGTCGTGAAAGGGGATTACGCGGCGGCGCTGGCGGCCGATGTGGACCTGGACGGCGACCTGGACCTGATTCTCGCGAGTCGAACCGGTCCGCCGCTCTTCTTGCGGAACAACTTCGACAAGACGTTCACCGCACAGCCGATCTTCCCGGAGGTCGACGGAGCGCGGGCGCTGGCCTGGGCCGATCTGGACCGCGACGGCGCGCCCGATGCTGTGATCCTGGATAGCAAGGGGCATCTGCACGTCTACGCCAACGAGCGGTCGGGGAACTTCCGACCCTGGCCCGTTTCCCCGCCGGAGGGGACGTTCCTCGCAATCGCCATATCGGACGCGGACGAGGACGGGGTGCTCGATCTCATCGCCCTCCGGGCCGACGGGGCGGTTCTTCGCATCTCGGACCGTAACAAGCGCGGGGCGTGGGACGTGGCCGAACTGGCCCGCGGGGACGATGCGACCGGAGCGGAGCCGGGCTCCCTCCGCTTGCTGATTGAGGACCTCGATAACAACGGGGTGCCCGATCTGATCGTCTCGGGTCCGTCGAGCGGGGCGGCGTGGTTGGGGTCGGGTGGCGGCAAGTTCGAGCGGCTGGCCGCCGCGGTCCCCGCCCGGGCGTGTGCCGCAGCCGACCTCGCCGGAACGGGGCGGATCGACCTGCTCGCGCTCGACGCGGAGGGGCGCCCCGTCCGCTATCGGAACACCGGACAAAAGGCCTACCACTACCAGACCGTTCGCTTCCGCGCGGCCCAAGGCGCCATCGAGGGCGACAATCGGATCAACTCGTTCGGCATCGGCGGTGAAATCGAGGTCCGGTCCGGAACCCATGTGGTGAAGCGCCCGGTCACCGCGCCTGTGGTTCACTTCGGGCTCGGAACGCGCACCCGGTGCGACGTCCTCCGCATCACGTGGCCCAACGGCACCTCCCAGGTCGAATTCGGCAAAGAGGCCGACCAGACGATGTTCGCCGAGCAGCGGCTCAAGGGGTCGTGCCCGTTCCTGTACACCTGGAACGGCGAGCGGTTCGTCTTCGTGACCGACTTCATGTGGAGCACGCCGCTGGGCATGTACATCAACGCCCAGGACAAGGGCGGCTTCCTCCAAACGACCGAGTGGGTGCGCGTCCGCGGCGACCAGCTCGTTCCGCGCGAGGGGCACTACGACATCCGGGTGAACGCGAACCTCTGGGAGACGCACTACTTCGACCACCTCGCGCTCCGCGTGGTCGATCACCCCCCGGAGACCGAACTGTACGTGGACGAGCGGTTCGCGCTGGAACCGTCCCGGCCCGCGTATCAATTGATGGGGCCGACGCGCCCGGTCGCGCAGGCGCGGGACCACCTCGGCGCCGACGCCACCGCCGCCGTGCGCGCGGTGGACGGGGACTATCTGGACCGCGCCGGCCGCGGGCTCTACCAGGGCATCACGAACGACCACTGGGTCGAAGTGGATCTGGGCGCGGACGCCCCGACGACCGGGCCGGTCTGGCTCGTCGCCCACGGGTGGATTCACCCCACCGACAGTTCGGTGAACTTCGCGCTCGAACAGGGGAGCAACGCCCGGCCCCGTGCCCTGACCCTGGAAGTTCCCGACGGCAAGGGCGGCTGGAAAGTGGCCCGCGACAAGATCGGCTTCCCGGCGGGGAAGAACAAGACGATCCTGCTCCGCTTGGACGGCCTGGACGGGCCGGGGGCCGCACGGCGATTTCGGCTCCGAACGAACATGGAAATTTATTGGGACGCGCTGCACTACGCGAGCGAGCGCGACGCCACACAAGTTGTCGAAAAGGAGCTGCTTCCGACTGTCGCGGACCTCCGGTTCCGTGGTATCGTGGCTATGACACAAGCCAACAAAAGTTCCCCCGAGCTGCCGCACTACGATCAGGTCGTGTCCCAACGGCAGCCGTGGCGGGACCTGATCGGCTACCACACCCGGTTCGGCGACATTCGCGAGCTGTTGGAAAAGACCGACGACCGGTACGCGATCCTGACGGCGGGCGACGAGATCGTGCTCCGGTTCGCGGCCCCGCCCGACCCGCCGGCGGGCTGGAAACGGGACTTCGTCTGGGTCAGCGACGGGTGGGTGAAGGACGGCGACCTGAACACGCGGTTCGGCAAAACGGTGCTGCCGCTGCCCTCACACAACATGGCGAGCTACGACGTCGCGCCGACGGGTCTGGAGAACGATCCGGTCTACCGGCGGTACCGCAAGGACTGGCAGACCTTCCACACGCGGTACGTGGCGCCCGACGCTTACGAACGCGGGTTGCGGACCTTCCGGCGCAGTGGGGAGAATCGGCCATGA